A genomic window from Marispirochaeta aestuarii includes:
- a CDS encoding Ldh family oxidoreductase, giving the protein MGPSVVDSDPACYNIHMEKKNYRRADAKRLTELASLSLQKVGVSRDDADLTAAILVDADLRGIKTHGVMNLYSYYVKKVQDGIINGKPELSVERCTPTTALLDADNGLGFIASHRAMELAMEMAEEYGMGWVNVFNSNHNGAGSYYVNMAAEAGMLGMQFSTGGNSVAAPGGKGKLVGNNVLAFAAPAGKNPPFIFDMAPTMSIANKAHLMSWDGETMPEGYVIDGKGNPVTDPEGYFGPDSAVLPLGSSLSHGVHKGFGLLLMVDILAGMLSGDGGSMLRKKGVDTHSFFAMKIGCLEGGQFTTLMDEMIEKLHRSPVQEGISSVRYPGERAAQSVEERHKTGIPLHENIAKELEAMGESLGIPCDIWLD; this is encoded by the coding sequence ATGGGGCCTTCCGTTGTTGATTCCGATCCTGCCTGTTACAATATCCACATGGAAAAGAAGAACTATCGAAGAGCAGATGCGAAACGACTGACGGAACTGGCCTCTTTATCCCTTCAGAAAGTCGGGGTGTCCAGGGATGATGCGGATCTCACAGCCGCCATTCTGGTGGATGCCGATTTGAGGGGAATAAAGACTCATGGTGTAATGAATCTTTACAGCTATTATGTAAAGAAGGTGCAGGACGGTATTATCAATGGAAAGCCCGAACTCTCTGTTGAGCGCTGCACACCCACAACAGCCCTCCTGGATGCGGATAACGGACTGGGATTTATCGCCAGTCACCGGGCCATGGAACTTGCCATGGAGATGGCCGAAGAGTACGGCATGGGATGGGTAAATGTCTTCAACAGCAACCACAACGGAGCCGGTTCCTACTACGTGAACATGGCCGCGGAAGCGGGCATGCTGGGAATGCAGTTTTCCACCGGAGGTAATTCCGTGGCCGCCCCGGGGGGTAAAGGCAAGCTGGTGGGGAACAATGTTCTTGCCTTTGCAGCCCCTGCAGGAAAGAATCCCCCATTTATCTTTGATATGGCCCCCACCATGTCCATAGCCAACAAGGCCCATCTGATGTCCTGGGACGGTGAGACCATGCCGGAAGGCTATGTGATCGACGGAAAAGGGAATCCTGTTACCGATCCTGAAGGATATTTCGGTCCCGATTCCGCCGTTCTGCCCCTGGGAAGCAGCTTGAGCCACGGCGTCCACAAGGGTTTCGGCCTTCTGCTGATGGTGGATATTCTGGCCGGGATGCTCTCCGGTGACGGGGGGAGCATGCTGCGAAAGAAGGGGGTGGATACCCACAGTTTCTTCGCCATGAAGATCGGATGCCTCGAAGGCGGGCAGTTCACAACTCTTATGGACGAAATGATCGAAAAGCTGCACCGCTCCCCGGTTCAGGAAGGAATTTCCTCTGTGCGCTATCCCGGAGAGCGGGCCGCTCAGTCAGTGGAAGAGCGGCATAAAACGGGTATCCCCCTCCATGAAAACATCGCGAAAGAACTGGAAGCCATGGGAGAATCCCTGGGGATACCCTGCGATATCTGGCTGGACTGA
- the ileS gene encoding isoleucine--tRNA ligase translates to MYNPVDPKVSFPRMEEAILEFWKGNNIFKKSIENRCDCEHYSFYDGPPFATGLPHFGHFVPGTIKDIIPRYQTMKGKRVERRFGWDCHGLPVEYEMEKELGISGKKEIEDFGIAKFNESCRSIVLRYTKEWETVMTRAGRWVDFENDYKTMEPDYMESIWWVVKQLWNKGLLYEGHYILPYCPRCSTVLSNHELNLGGYQDVTDPAITVRFKIKGEENSYLLAWTTTPWTLPSNLALTLGPDIDYVKVADGDDFYIMAAERLSAYYKNEEEYRVLWTKKGRDLTGIEYEPLFPYFADIESRDAFKTYTADYVTTEDGTGIVHTAPGFGEDDYNVLKDTDVPTVCPVDGECKFTPEVSDFQGTFVKDADKAIIQRLRDEGKLIKRDNYLHSYPHCWRCSSPLIYRAISSWFVDIGKIKQSMLDANQQINWVPDHLKDGRFGKWLEGARDWAISRNRYWGNPIPVWKCDTCDEVHCIESRAELEEKSGVKVTDLHKHYVDEISFPCSCGGTMSRVPEVLDCWFESGAMPYAQNHYPFEDQEFFESHFPANFVSEGLDQTRGWFYTLTILAAALFDKPAFRNVVVNGLVLASDGKKMSKSLRNYSDPMEVMDQFGADALRLFLMHSAVVRAEDLRYSDDGVRDVLKGVILPIWNAYSFFVTYANIDGISPEGAPEHPDNPLDRWILSETENLVGQVTGYLDAYDLQKAIGPIVDFVDLLNNWYIRRSRRRFWKSENDGDKLQAYGTLFEVLMKLVHVAAPFTPFITEEIYQNLKIKDMPDSVHLADYPEADESKRDYELELKMKVTRQAVSMGRALRAMHSLKTRQPLKAIHLVTREETERKVLIEMEDIIREELNVKEVIYRENEEDLVEYSAKANFKILGKSLGKMMKSAAAKIQELSMREIQSILEGATLSIDVDGSPIEITEESIIIQRTEKSGLKVLNEGSLTVALDPEITEELEREGVVRDIVRGVQNLRKETGLEVTDRIRLSLFGDEKVQASVQDFRDYLTEETLAEEFTWEEISDGASIECGETSCLIALEKV, encoded by the coding sequence GTGTACAATCCCGTGGACCCGAAAGTGAGTTTTCCCAGAATGGAAGAAGCCATCCTCGAGTTCTGGAAGGGAAATAACATCTTCAAGAAATCCATCGAAAACCGCTGCGACTGCGAGCACTACTCATTTTACGACGGGCCTCCCTTTGCCACCGGTCTGCCCCACTTCGGCCATTTCGTACCGGGCACCATAAAGGACATAATCCCGCGCTACCAGACCATGAAGGGAAAAAGGGTTGAACGCCGTTTCGGCTGGGACTGCCACGGTCTTCCGGTGGAGTACGAAATGGAGAAGGAGCTCGGTATCTCCGGTAAAAAGGAGATCGAGGATTTCGGTATCGCCAAATTCAACGAATCCTGCCGCTCCATTGTTCTGCGCTACACAAAGGAATGGGAAACCGTCATGACCCGTGCCGGCCGCTGGGTCGATTTTGAAAACGATTATAAGACCATGGAACCGGACTACATGGAGTCCATCTGGTGGGTCGTAAAGCAGCTGTGGAACAAGGGCCTTCTCTACGAGGGACATTACATTCTGCCCTACTGTCCCCGCTGCTCAACGGTACTGTCGAACCACGAGTTGAACCTTGGCGGCTACCAGGACGTAACCGATCCGGCCATAACGGTGCGATTCAAAATCAAGGGAGAAGAGAACTCCTATCTCCTTGCCTGGACCACGACCCCCTGGACCCTGCCGTCCAACCTGGCCCTTACCCTGGGGCCGGATATCGACTATGTAAAGGTCGCCGATGGTGATGACTTCTATATTATGGCGGCCGAACGGCTCTCCGCCTACTACAAGAATGAAGAAGAGTACAGGGTTCTCTGGACAAAGAAGGGCAGGGACCTGACGGGAATCGAGTACGAACCCCTCTTTCCCTATTTTGCCGATATAGAGAGCCGGGACGCCTTCAAAACCTATACCGCTGATTACGTTACCACAGAGGACGGTACCGGCATTGTCCACACCGCCCCCGGCTTTGGCGAGGATGACTACAATGTCCTGAAGGATACCGACGTTCCCACGGTCTGTCCCGTGGACGGGGAGTGCAAGTTCACACCAGAGGTCAGCGATTTTCAGGGAACCTTTGTAAAGGACGCCGACAAGGCGATCATCCAGCGCCTCCGGGATGAGGGCAAGCTGATAAAGCGGGACAATTACCTGCACTCCTATCCCCACTGCTGGCGCTGTTCCAGTCCCCTTATCTACCGGGCGATCTCCTCCTGGTTCGTTGATATTGGCAAGATCAAACAGAGCATGCTCGATGCGAACCAGCAGATCAACTGGGTACCCGATCACCTGAAGGACGGACGTTTCGGCAAGTGGCTGGAGGGCGCCCGGGACTGGGCGATCTCCCGGAACCGCTACTGGGGAAACCCCATTCCCGTCTGGAAATGCGATACCTGCGACGAGGTCCACTGCATCGAGAGCCGGGCGGAGCTCGAAGAAAAATCCGGCGTCAAGGTCACGGACCTGCACAAGCATTATGTTGACGAAATAAGCTTTCCCTGCTCCTGCGGAGGAACAATGAGCCGGGTTCCGGAGGTCCTGGACTGCTGGTTCGAATCCGGCGCCATGCCCTATGCCCAGAACCATTACCCCTTCGAGGACCAGGAGTTTTTCGAATCCCATTTTCCCGCCAACTTCGTCTCCGAAGGTCTCGACCAGACCCGGGGCTGGTTCTATACCCTGACCATCCTGGCGGCAGCCCTCTTTGACAAGCCCGCTTTCCGGAATGTGGTTGTCAACGGACTGGTTCTTGCCTCGGACGGCAAAAAGATGTCCAAGTCCCTCAGGAATTATTCGGACCCCATGGAGGTCATGGACCAGTTCGGTGCCGATGCCCTGCGGCTCTTTCTTATGCATTCCGCGGTTGTCCGGGCGGAGGACCTGCGCTACTCCGACGACGGGGTGCGGGACGTTCTGAAAGGGGTAATTCTTCCCATCTGGAACGCCTACAGCTTCTTTGTAACCTACGCCAATATCGACGGTATCAGCCCTGAAGGGGCGCCGGAGCATCCCGACAATCCCCTGGATCGCTGGATTCTCAGTGAAACCGAGAACCTCGTGGGGCAGGTTACCGGGTATCTTGATGCCTATGACCTGCAGAAGGCCATCGGACCCATCGTGGATTTTGTCGACCTCTTGAACAACTGGTACATCCGCCGTTCCCGCCGCCGTTTCTGGAAGAGCGAAAACGACGGCGACAAGCTCCAGGCCTACGGGACCCTCTTCGAGGTGTTGATGAAGCTGGTCCACGTAGCCGCTCCCTTTACTCCATTTATTACCGAGGAGATTTACCAGAACCTCAAGATAAAGGATATGCCCGATTCAGTTCATCTGGCCGACTATCCCGAGGCGGACGAGTCCAAACGGGACTATGAGCTGGAACTCAAGATGAAGGTGACCCGGCAGGCGGTCTCCATGGGCCGGGCCCTGAGGGCCATGCACTCCCTGAAAACCCGTCAGCCCCTGAAGGCGATTCACCTGGTAACCCGGGAAGAGACGGAGCGGAAGGTGCTTATCGAGATGGAAGACATCATCCGGGAAGAGCTCAACGTCAAAGAGGTTATCTACCGGGAGAACGAGGAAGACCTGGTGGAGTACAGCGCCAAGGCCAATTTCAAGATCCTGGGCAAGAGCCTGGGCAAGATGATGAAGAGCGCCGCCGCAAAGATTCAGGAACTTTCCATGAGGGAAATCCAGTCCATTCTGGAGGGGGCAACCCTCTCAATAGATGTGGACGGCAGTCCCATCGAAATAACCGAAGAGAGCATTATCATTCAGCGGACCGAGAAGTCGGGTCTCAAGGTTCTCAACGAGGGCTCTCTGACCGTGGCCCTGGACCCGGAGATTACCGAAGAGCTTGAACGGGAAGGGGTTGTACGGGATATCGTGCGGGGGGTTCAGAATCTGCGCAAGGAGACCGGGCTGGAGGTAACCGACCGGATCCGGCTCAGCCTTTTCGGCGACGAGAAGGTGCAGGCCTCGGTACAGGACTTCAGGGACTACCTTACCGAAGAGACCCTTGCGGAGGAGTTCACCTGGGAAGAGATCTCCGACGGTGCCAGCATCGAGTGCGGAGAGACCTCATGCCTTATCGCCCTGGAAAAGGTCTAG
- a CDS encoding sensor domain-containing diguanylate cyclase, which produces MVLLPVFVCTLLLVFLLIAFNAAYDVVVGVQEENLRELVRLGSSSIDRLWISPREKSVEALARSPLLQKRIRGEVPFSELHADWESIHPALEGCFFIYYGLEDGTIELYPDLDLPEDYDHRERLSYKKGINLETTSPAWTAPYAEIITGQIIVSTVVQLRDAQNRPIGVFAADITLKGLQEILNQIQLPRGSSIFLLDTEGTPFVGTDVEDVRTGGLPGESDKTFVEYSSPLSNGWRIAVVVPRKSMARSFERLRSLVLGFSFLLFILSAGILAFHVIKLASRAHRLASYFEEVMMENRPLGRVFRSNDEFSFLNKQFNKVILATRRAENERLSREQVFRFIIERSPIGFFRTRSEGSLLYANPYFIRLLGYSPEEMETIDSVERFYADREDRKTFLAELSEKHEVQGRRIRFQRKSGDFFWISMNSLIVPGQENREVFEIEGFLIDATDEVEEQERLRILAETDPLTTLANRRAFFERFSIALGQARQNGESISLIIFDVDRFKPVNDTYGHDLGDEILRLIAAAGEKIIRKGDVFARLGGDEFALLLPASSGEEAKGLASRLQAGIAQIDPPDPLDSFPSISIGICCHGDAEDCSIDELYKKADTALYEAKAAGRNRIVLYTPPT; this is translated from the coding sequence ATGGTACTGCTACCTGTTTTTGTCTGTACACTTCTTCTGGTTTTTCTGCTTATCGCCTTCAACGCCGCCTATGATGTTGTGGTGGGCGTACAGGAGGAAAACCTCAGAGAACTTGTACGCCTGGGCAGCAGTTCCATAGATCGCTTATGGATATCTCCCCGGGAGAAATCCGTTGAAGCCCTCGCCCGAAGTCCTCTTTTACAGAAACGGATACGGGGGGAGGTTCCTTTTTCCGAACTGCATGCCGATTGGGAATCCATACACCCTGCCCTGGAAGGCTGTTTCTTCATTTACTATGGTCTGGAAGACGGAACCATAGAGCTGTATCCCGATCTCGATCTGCCGGAGGATTACGATCACAGGGAACGGCTCTCGTATAAAAAGGGAATAAACCTCGAAACCACCTCTCCGGCATGGACCGCTCCCTACGCTGAAATCATTACCGGGCAGATTATCGTCAGTACCGTGGTCCAGCTCCGGGATGCGCAGAACAGGCCCATCGGTGTCTTTGCAGCGGATATAACCCTCAAGGGACTCCAGGAGATCCTGAATCAGATTCAGCTTCCCCGGGGGAGCTCTATATTCCTGCTGGACACCGAAGGAACTCCCTTTGTGGGAACCGACGTTGAAGATGTGCGTACCGGAGGGCTTCCCGGGGAGAGCGACAAGACCTTTGTGGAATACAGCAGTCCCCTTTCCAACGGCTGGAGAATCGCGGTGGTTGTGCCGCGAAAGTCCATGGCAAGGAGCTTTGAACGCCTGCGAAGCCTGGTCCTGGGCTTCTCGTTTCTGCTGTTCATCCTCTCCGCCGGAATCCTCGCTTTTCATGTGATAAAGCTCGCCTCGAGGGCACACCGGCTGGCCTCCTACTTTGAAGAGGTCATGATGGAAAATCGACCACTGGGCAGGGTATTCAGAAGCAACGATGAGTTTTCCTTTCTGAACAAGCAGTTCAATAAGGTCATACTGGCTACCCGCAGAGCGGAAAACGAAAGACTGTCCCGGGAACAGGTATTCCGCTTTATCATAGAGCGTTCCCCCATTGGCTTTTTCCGAACCCGCAGCGAGGGATCCCTTCTGTACGCAAACCCCTATTTTATCCGGCTCCTGGGTTATTCCCCTGAAGAGATGGAGACGATCGACTCTGTTGAACGTTTTTATGCCGACAGGGAGGACAGAAAGACCTTTCTGGCCGAGCTTTCAGAAAAACACGAGGTCCAGGGCCGACGGATCCGTTTTCAACGGAAGTCGGGGGATTTCTTCTGGATCTCCATGAACTCCCTGATTGTTCCCGGACAGGAAAACAGGGAGGTTTTCGAGATCGAGGGTTTCCTCATCGATGCAACTGACGAGGTTGAAGAACAGGAACGGCTGCGGATTCTTGCCGAGACCGATCCTCTCACGACCCTGGCCAATCGCCGCGCCTTTTTCGAAAGGTTTTCAATTGCCCTGGGACAGGCGCGTCAGAACGGAGAATCCATCAGCCTGATCATCTTCGACGTGGACCGCTTCAAGCCGGTAAACGACACCTATGGACACGATCTGGGGGATGAAATCCTGCGGCTGATAGCAGCTGCGGGAGAAAAAATCATCCGCAAGGGAGACGTATTTGCCAGGCTTGGAGGAGATGAGTTCGCCCTGCTTCTGCCTGCCAGCAGCGGAGAGGAGGCAAAAGGTCTGGCATCCCGACTGCAGGCGGGTATTGCGCAGATCGACCCGCCGGATCCCCTGGATTCATTTCCCAGCATCAGCATCGGCATCTGCTGTCATGGAGACGCTGAAGACTGCAGCATTGATGAATTATACAAAAAAGCTGATACCGCCCTCTATGAAGCAAAAGCCGCGGGACGCAACAGAATCGTCCTTTACACTCCCCCCACCTGA
- a CDS encoding FAD-dependent oxidoreductase, giving the protein MKYLIIGGVAGGATTAARLRRLDEDSQIILFERGAYISYANCGLPYYIGGTIAERDDLFVQTPESFYDRFHIEVRINSEVLSIDRKEKSIEVRDLTGGRTYSESYDKLVLSPGAEPVKPPIPGIESEGIFTLRSVPDTDRIHEYIAEKKPERAVIVGAGFIGLEMAENLHRRGIFVTIVEMANQVMNILDYEMAAEVHQHLKLKNVEFYLEDAVSAFKPDRNKKLSVHLRSGKVLPADMVILSIGVKPDTTLAQKAGLEIGESGGIKVDSHLLTSDRDIYALGDAIEFPNPISGHPMKIPLAGPANKQGRIVADNIVRGNSRTYKGTIGTGIAKVFDITVASTGLPEKLLKGIGIPHTSVITHSGSHAGYYPGAIPMTIKILFNPEDGRLLGGQVVGYEGVDKRIDLIASIIGMGGNVSDLAEIEHAYAPPFSSAKDPVNISGMVAENVIKGTSLQASWTEVFNPEKKKDILLLDVRTEEEHALGSVESALNIPVDDLRRRIGELPRDRKIVLFCSVGLRAYVAERILRQHGFSNVANLSGGYKTYSISTQKQSNEDIFSGEFIGKDDHIYQGVPRKSEGIQVKRIDASGMQCPGPIMRLKKEIESLDSGDRLVQTATDPGFARDVESWCRMTGNSLLSVSHEGGVITAEIEKGRPLAPNPMRQGNGTTLVVFSDDLDRALASFVIANGAAASGREVTLFFTFWGLNVIKAQHKPKVKKDLMGRMFSLMMPASSRKLSLSKINMGGMGSRMMRRRMKSRGVDSLETMIDQAREAGVRLVACQMSMDIMGVQKEELIDGVEVGGVATFLESAQESSASLFV; this is encoded by the coding sequence ATGAAATACCTGATCATCGGCGGTGTTGCAGGAGGGGCGACCACAGCGGCACGCTTGAGAAGACTTGACGAAGATTCCCAAATAATTCTCTTCGAGCGGGGAGCATACATCTCCTACGCCAACTGCGGCCTGCCCTATTATATCGGCGGAACCATCGCCGAGAGGGACGATCTGTTTGTTCAGACCCCTGAATCCTTCTACGACCGCTTCCATATCGAAGTGCGGATCAACAGCGAGGTTCTCTCCATTGACCGGAAAGAAAAAAGCATCGAAGTCCGGGACCTCACAGGCGGCAGAACCTACAGTGAATCCTACGACAAGCTGGTACTCTCTCCCGGGGCGGAACCGGTAAAACCGCCGATCCCCGGTATTGAATCGGAGGGTATATTTACCCTGCGGAGCGTTCCGGATACGGATAGAATCCATGAATATATAGCGGAGAAGAAACCGGAACGGGCGGTAATCGTGGGCGCCGGATTCATCGGTCTTGAAATGGCCGAGAACCTGCACAGGCGCGGAATCTTTGTCACCATTGTAGAGATGGCCAACCAGGTAATGAATATCCTGGACTACGAGATGGCCGCGGAGGTCCATCAGCACCTGAAGCTGAAGAATGTGGAGTTCTACCTGGAGGATGCGGTCAGCGCTTTCAAGCCGGACCGGAACAAAAAACTGAGCGTACATCTGCGCTCCGGAAAGGTCCTGCCAGCGGATATGGTCATCCTTTCCATAGGGGTAAAACCGGACACAACCCTCGCACAGAAGGCGGGCCTCGAAATCGGGGAGTCCGGGGGCATAAAGGTGGACAGCCATCTTCTCACCTCCGACAGGGATATCTACGCCCTGGGAGACGCCATAGAGTTTCCCAACCCCATAAGCGGCCATCCCATGAAAATCCCCCTGGCGGGTCCCGCAAACAAGCAGGGACGAATTGTGGCGGACAACATTGTCAGGGGAAACAGCAGAACCTACAAGGGGACCATCGGCACGGGTATCGCCAAGGTCTTTGATATTACCGTTGCCTCCACGGGTCTCCCGGAAAAACTGCTCAAGGGGATCGGAATCCCCCACACCTCGGTTATCACCCACTCCGGGTCCCACGCGGGCTATTATCCCGGAGCAATTCCCATGACCATCAAGATCCTTTTTAATCCGGAAGACGGCAGGCTTCTGGGGGGACAGGTCGTGGGCTACGAGGGGGTGGACAAGAGAATTGACCTGATAGCCTCGATCATCGGCATGGGGGGCAATGTCAGCGACCTTGCGGAGATCGAACACGCCTACGCCCCGCCCTTCTCCTCCGCCAAAGACCCGGTGAACATCTCCGGTATGGTGGCGGAAAACGTAATAAAGGGTACCAGCCTGCAGGCAAGCTGGACCGAGGTATTCAATCCGGAAAAAAAGAAGGACATCCTGCTGCTGGATGTGCGCACTGAGGAAGAACACGCCCTGGGAAGCGTCGAATCTGCGCTGAACATTCCCGTCGACGATCTGCGCCGAAGGATCGGAGAACTCCCCCGGGACAGGAAAATCGTTCTTTTCTGCAGTGTGGGACTCCGGGCCTACGTGGCGGAGCGGATTCTCCGGCAGCACGGATTCTCCAATGTCGCCAACCTCTCGGGAGGTTATAAAACCTACTCCATCTCCACCCAGAAACAGAGCAACGAGGATATCTTCTCCGGAGAGTTCATAGGAAAGGACGACCATATCTACCAGGGGGTCCCGAGAAAAAGTGAAGGCATACAGGTCAAACGGATCGATGCCTCCGGAATGCAGTGTCCGGGACCGATAATGCGCCTTAAAAAGGAGATAGAAAGCCTCGATTCCGGCGACAGGCTTGTTCAGACCGCGACGGATCCCGGTTTTGCCCGGGACGTGGAATCCTGGTGCCGGATGACAGGGAACAGCCTGCTCTCCGTCAGCCACGAGGGAGGAGTCATAACAGCGGAAATAGAGAAAGGCCGCCCCCTTGCGCCGAACCCGATGCGTCAGGGCAACGGAACCACCCTGGTGGTCTTCTCGGATGATCTGGACAGGGCCCTGGCCTCCTTCGTGATCGCCAACGGCGCCGCGGCTTCCGGACGGGAGGTTACCCTCTTTTTTACCTTCTGGGGCCTGAACGTCATCAAGGCGCAGCACAAACCGAAGGTAAAAAAAGACCTCATGGGAAGGATGTTTTCCCTGATGATGCCCGCCTCCAGCCGGAAGCTGTCCTTGAGCAAGATAAACATGGGCGGCATGGGCAGCCGCATGATGCGGCGGCGAATGAAATCCAGGGGTGTCGATTCCCTCGAGACCATGATCGACCAGGCCCGGGAGGCGGGAGTACGCCTCGTGGCATGCCAGATGTCCATGGACATAATGGGGGTACAGAAGGAGGAGCTTATCGACGGGGTTGAGGTCGGAGGCGTCGCCACATTCCTCGAGAGCGCCCAGGAATCCAGCGCAAGCCTGTTCGTATAG
- a CDS encoding heme-degrading domain-containing protein, with protein MDTKTLENRIARCIQEEEELQFRTFTNRDALELGLGILKRAEEQNIHITIDIERHGQRLFHYAMDGTTMDNDQWVERKKRVVNRVFRSSYHFFLLLQQRGQNLRDRGLDEKDYAPSGGAFPLKIRDAGVIGVIAVSGLPHEEDHALVVSEIRKFLTRG; from the coding sequence ATGGACACGAAAACCCTTGAAAACAGAATTGCCCGGTGTATTCAGGAAGAAGAGGAGCTTCAGTTCAGAACATTCACCAACCGGGATGCCCTGGAGCTCGGTCTCGGGATACTGAAACGGGCGGAAGAACAGAACATACATATTACAATCGACATCGAGCGCCACGGACAGCGTCTTTTTCATTATGCCATGGACGGGACGACCATGGACAATGACCAGTGGGTGGAACGCAAAAAACGCGTCGTTAACCGGGTTTTCAGGAGTTCCTACCATTTCTTCCTCCTGCTGCAACAGCGGGGTCAGAACCTGAGAGACCGGGGACTTGATGAAAAGGATTACGCCCCCTCGGGAGGAGCTTTCCCCTTGAAAATCAGGGATGCCGGGGTAATCGGGGTCATAGCGGTTTCGGGACTTCCCCACGAGGAAGACCATGCCCTGGTGGTTTCGGAGATCAGGAAATTCCTGACCCGGGGGTAA
- a CDS encoding dicarboxylate/amino acid:cation symporter, translating into MGASFFIWLAVFLLLLVILALPKFRAGVPFSLRVFIAMLLGGGTGLAIYATQSPEVSAELRRWFSLVGYGYVDLLRMLIIPLVPTSIIAGLLKLENTRELKVLGLRTITLFLSTAVVASILGLVIGSLFKVGAGVATAGLAARESQQITDVIARFRDFIPSNPVAAAAETKIIPLVVFSLFIGTAAVIESGKNKERIEPFKALIDSFVRVVIRLTRIIIGLTPYGVLGLMAYWMSNTGMAALADLGLFVLAIVAACAVQILVVYGGLLTSLARINPFRFYRAASPAMLLAFTSRSSLGTLTLTIDTMKNRLKVNSRVANFVGPIGAVMNMDACGGIFPAMVAVFAANAFGIVLEPFQYLLIVIVSVLASIGSAAVPMGATAFTIITLSTVGLPVEAVGLVAGVDFLVDMFRTSTNVTGDLTASVIVGNSLGEFDREAFNSQDFSELAPEGV; encoded by the coding sequence ATGGGTGCTTCCTTTTTTATCTGGCTCGCAGTTTTTCTGCTCCTTCTCGTGATTCTCGCTCTGCCGAAATTCCGGGCTGGAGTTCCGTTTTCCCTCAGGGTCTTCATCGCCATGCTCCTTGGCGGAGGAACAGGCCTGGCGATCTATGCAACTCAAAGCCCGGAGGTATCGGCGGAACTGAGGCGCTGGTTTTCCCTGGTGGGCTACGGCTATGTCGACCTGCTGCGAATGCTCATCATTCCCCTGGTCCCCACCAGTATTATTGCCGGGCTGCTTAAACTGGAAAACACCCGGGAACTGAAGGTCCTGGGATTACGGACGATCACCCTGTTTTTATCCACCGCCGTTGTCGCCAGTATTCTGGGTCTTGTAATCGGCTCCCTTTTCAAGGTCGGTGCGGGAGTGGCAACTGCAGGTCTGGCCGCCCGGGAATCCCAGCAGATCACCGATGTGATTGCCAGATTCCGGGATTTTATACCGTCTAATCCTGTTGCAGCGGCAGCGGAGACAAAGATAATTCCTCTGGTGGTGTTCTCCCTGTTCATCGGAACCGCAGCGGTAATAGAGTCAGGAAAAAACAAGGAACGCATAGAACCGTTCAAAGCACTGATCGATTCCTTTGTCAGAGTAGTTATCCGCCTGACCAGGATCATCATAGGCCTGACACCCTACGGTGTACTGGGGCTCATGGCCTACTGGATGTCCAACACGGGAATGGCAGCCCTTGCGGATCTGGGTCTCTTTGTCCTGGCCATTGTCGCTGCCTGCGCCGTCCAGATCCTTGTTGTATACGGCGGTCTTCTGACCAGCCTCGCCAGGATTAATCCCTTCCGCTTTTACCGTGCCGCCTCTCCGGCCATGCTCCTGGCCTTTACATCCCGTTCGAGCCTGGGGACCCTTACCCTGACGATAGACACCATGAAAAACCGCCTCAAGGTAAACTCCCGGGTAGCCAATTTCGTCGGTCCCATCGGCGCGGTCATGAACATGGATGCCTGCGGAGGAATTTTTCCCGCCATGGTGGCGGTATTCGCGGCCAACGCTTTTGGCATTGTGTTGGAACCGTTTCAGTATCTTCTTATAGTCATCGTATCGGTACTGGCGAGTATCGGCAGTGCGGCGGTCCCCATGGGGGCAACCGCCTTTACGATTATCACCCTCTCCACCGTCGGTCTGCCGGTAGAGGCGGTAGGACTGGTCGCCGGAGTCGATTTTCTGGTGGACATGTTCCGTACCAGTACCAACGTTACCGGAGATCTGACCGCTTCGGTGATCGTGGGAAACTCCCTGGGCGAGTTCGACCGGGAGGCCTTCAACAGCCAGGACTTCAGTGAACTCGCCCCTGAAGGGGTTTAG